The sequence below is a genomic window from Chondrinema litorale.
AGTGTGCCTCCACGTAAGGGAAACCTAGCTTTTATAAGCCAGAGTGGGGCAATGTGTGATGCGATTTTGGATTGGGGAAAGCGTGAAAATGTGGGTTTTAGTTACTTTTCATCAGTAGGAGTAATGGCTGATATAAATTGGGGCGATATTTTGCTTTTTCTTGGAGATGACCCGCATACCAGAGCAATTCTTTTGTATATGGAAGCCATTGGTAATGCTCGTTCTTTTCTTTCGGCAGTAAGAGAGGTAGCCTATACAAAACCTGTAATTGTTGTAAAACCTGGTAAAACACCAGAAGCTGCTAAAATTACTTTATACAATTCGGGAAATTTGAGCGGAAATTATGAGGTTTTTCAAGCTGCTTTTAGAAGGGGAGGTGTACTGCAAGTAGATAGCCTTGCCGACTTATTTTATATGGCTTCTGTACTTGGAAAACAACCTGTACCCAGAAATAATCGATTGGCAATTATTACCAATGCAGGAGCTCCCGCAGTGCTTGCAACAGATACTTTAATAGAAGGTGGTGGCCAATTAGCTGATATTTCTGATGAGTCCGTTACGCAACTAAAAAAAGTTGAAGGTTCAGAAAAATGGTGGATAGATAATCCTTTAAATATCCATCTAACAGCATCTGAAAACTCTTTTGCAAAAGCACTTGAAATTATACTAAAAGACAAAGGGAATGATGGGGTATTGGTGATTATTACACCTCAAATGAATATCAATTTAGAGGAATTAGCTAAAAAACTTAATCCATATTCTAACATCAGGCAAAAGCCACTGATTATCAGTATTATGGGAGGGATGGAAACTGGTAAAAGTCGATTGAACTTTACGCAAGGTGGAATTCCTGTTTTTACTTTTCCAGATGTTGCTGCTCGGGTATTTAACTATATGTGGCATTATGGTTATAACCTTAAGGGAATTTATGAAACACCAAGATTACCTCGCCTACACCAAAGTGATAAGCGTAGAACTGCTGCAGTAAATTTAAAACTGAATGCATTTAGAGAGCTTAAAGTTGAAAGTCTTTCTGTAATTGAATCGATGAATTTACTGGCAAAATATTCTTTGCCAGTCGTTCCTCATCATATTGCAAAAACAGAAGAAGAAGCTGTAGAAATTTCGAGAAGGATAGGTTGCCCCGTTGTAATGAAGGTTTATTCTGAAAGAATTACCAATAAATATCAGTGGGGTGGCGTGTATCTCAATTTGCAGAGTAAAAAAGCTATTTGGCGATACTTCAGAATTATTAAAAGCAAAATGGAGAAGGAGTTTGGAGAAGAAGCTTTTGAAGGGGTATTGATCCAAAAAATGTATTATCTGGAAGATGGGTTAGAGATGCGTTTGGGTAGTAGGTATGATGAGCATTTCGGGCCTGTATTAATACTAAATAATGCTGGTCGTGTGGTAGAAGTTTATCGAGATAAAGTCTTGGCACTTCCTCCATTAAATACCACACTTGCTAAAAGGATGCTAGAGCAAACCAAAATTTATCAAGTTTTGCTCAAGACAGGAATGGTAGAAGATGCTATTTTAGACGAATTAGCGCAAATTTTGGTTTCTTTCTCTCAAATGGTAGCGGAACACCCTTTGATTAAAAATATTGATATAAATCCGCTAATAATCAAAAGAGACAAAATTCGCGTTTTAGATGCAAAAATAAACCTACACACACCAGATGTAAATCTCGATGAGCTTACTCCATTAGCAATTAGGCCATTCCCGGCTGAATATGAGAGTAACTGGAATTTAAAAGATGGCACTCCGGTTGTAATCCGACCTGTAAGACCAGATGATGAACCTCTTTTTATGAATTTTCATAAAACACTATCTGATGAAAGTGTTTATTTGAGGTATTTTCATCCGATGAGTTTTGATTCACGAGTTGCTCACGAACGCCTAGCCAGAATTTGTTTTGTAGATTATGATAGAGAAATTGCCATACTGGTAGTGAAAAATGATGGTGATAATGCTGTAGTGCTTGGCATAGGTAGAATTGTGAAATTAAGAACCGATGCCAGAGCAGAGTTTAGTATTACTATTAGTGATAATATGCAAGGACAAGGTATGGGTACCGAGTTAATGAGCAGGTTGATTGATATAAGCAAAAATGAAGGTGTAGAAGAGCTTGTCGCAGATATATTGCCGAATAATACTGGTATGAGAAATGTTTGTGAGAAATTCGGCTTCAAAAGTAAATACGATATAGAAGATCAAGTGCTAAAAGTGAGGCTCAAACTTGTATAAAAAAAGCGCTAAGCAATTGCCAAGCGCTATATTATATTTCCTTACTTCTAATTTCTTATTGCTCGTTTCTATAAAAGAGTTGATAAAAGTGCATACCCTTTTCTTCATCAAAACCTTTGGTAATATAATCGCGGTTTCCATGAATATATACATGGAAGTTTTTATCAAGCTTTAGAATACTTTTAAATATTTTTTTATTGTTTCTAACTGCTGAAGGCGAAATAGCAAACTCATCGAACATAGGCATATTTTTATCTGACTGATATTTTTGTCTATAATCGTTGAAGGCTTCAATCACTTCTGGCTCTTGCATCACTTCCTCTTCAAAATTCTGAATATTGAAATCCTTTTTATCATTAAAATATCCTGCGCTACGATTCATCATCACAATTTGCTCTGAGCGATCAACACCATGATCTTCATTAAATACATCCTTTACAAAATCTTTGGTGAGGTGCATATAATTCTGAGTATGGTAAAAGTTGTCTTCTCTAGATTTTACATGTAAAAAGTCTTCTTTCCAGTAAGCTGCTTCGGCACCACGGCTGGTGGTATCAACCATAGCTACTTTATAACCTTTGTCTGCTTCCATATTAAAAATGAGGCAACCTTTATCCAGTTTGTTAATATTGATGCCATCTCTTTGTTCTATACCGTAGCGTGTGCCATCTGGAAAAACCTTAAGGTAAGTTTCTTTACTTTCAGATTTAAAAATACCAATAGCATCTGTTATTTCTCCTTCTGTTTGGCAGTCTTTTAAATAGGCTACATATAACTCACCACCTTTTATGTTCGGGTGATCAGTTTTGTTAAATAAATGCTTAGCAAGTTTCTTAGACTGTTCAAACAGGGTGTCTGGGTCATTAAAAATGGTAAAAGCTGCATTAAAAACTTCATTCAAGCTAATTTCAGCTTCGTGCATAAAATGATAATAGCTGTCTCCTTTAAATGGTTTAAAGAAATACTGTTGAAGCAAATGCAGTATCGCTTCATCTTTTAACACTACTGGTTCGTCAGATAGCATTAAGAGCTCGTCTTGTATCGGGTTTCCAACAAAATGTATTGCCAGTTGCTCAAGGCTTACTTCTCCGGGATTCAGCATAATTTATGGTTCTGTTTTTTGGGCAAAGTTAAATTCTTCAAACTTTAAAATAGATAAAAAATCAAAAAATTGATTTAACAATCGAAAATCTAATCTTATAATCCTTTAAAAGAATAACCTGCCTGTGTAAAATGTTCGAGATATCTTGGTAATGCGTAGTCGAGATTCTTTTTAGCCTTTAAATTATCGTGGAATACTACAATTGAGCCTGATTCAGTGTATTTAATTGCTTTGTTTAAGCAGCTTTCTGGGCTAATAGAAGCAGCAAAATCTCCTGTTAAAACATCCCACATAATTATCTCATATTTTGCTTTTAACTGCTTAATTTGAGATTGTTTTATTCTTCCATAAGGCGGCCTCAAAAGTTTTGAACAATTATCTTTTACAGCATATTTATCTATTATTGAATTGCATAAATTCACGTTTTCAAAATAGTTAGTATCGGGTGTGTTCCATCCATTTAAATGATTAAAAGTATGATTACCTGTACTATGCTTTTCTTTTAAAATTCTTTGGTAAATTTCAGGATGTTTTTGAATGTTGTCACCAACACAGAAAAAAGTGGCTTTTGCATTATACGTTTTTAAGAGATCAAGTATTTCGGGAGTCATTTCTGGAATGGGGCCATCGTCAAAAGTGAGGTAGATCGTTTTATCCTTATTGTAGCGACTCCAAGTAAGTGTTGGGTATAAAACCTTCTGAAAAAGCCAACCCATTTTATGAATCATCATACTGTTAATCGTATTTTAAGTTCTAATGATTTATCCGTTTTTTCTAAACAGTTTGGTAAAAATAAGAGATAAGTATATACATACCATTAGTAATAATTACATTCTATAAGCTAGTGTACTATCAAATTAACTATGGGCTTCTTGCAATTAAGAAAATTAAAAAAATATATAAGTTCCAAATTAAGCAAACCAGCAATAGTTACTTATCGTGGTTATGGTAATGCAGAATCTGTATACATGAGCGGTAGGCTTGTTAAAAGTTATGGTTTAAAAAATACAGTAGAAGGTGCGTGGAGAATATGGAATCTGCTTGCAATGCTAGAGCGTTATTTAACTCCGGGTATTTCGGGAGTAGAACTAGAAGTTTGCTTTAGTGGTCAGAAACAAAGGATATTAACAGACGAGAGAGGTTTTTTTGAAGTAAGGTTTAAAGGAACTGAACTAGAAAACCCAAAAAAAAGCTGGTATACAGGAGATGTGAAGTTTCTAACAAGTATACACCGATCTGTAGATAAAACTGAAATACATCAGGCAGAAGTTTTAATTCCATCTTCTGAGTGTGAATATGGGATAATTTCTGATATTGATGATACCTTTCTTATATCTTACTCTACTAGTTTCTTTTTAAAAATGAGGCAGTTGCTATGGAAAAACGCTTTTACTCGTAAGACTTTTTCTGGCGCATCTATCTTCTACAATGCTTTGCTAGATGGAATGGTAAATGGAGGAAAAAATCCTTTTTTCTATGTTTCTAGCAGCGATTGGAATCTTTACGATTTGCTGGTAGATTTTTGCGATTTACATAAAATTCCTAAAGGAGTTTTTATGCTCAATGATTTTAGAAAAAGAGATTCGCTAAAGTTTAAATTCTGGAAAGGAGGATTGTTAAAACACGGGCATAAATACGATAAAATCAAAACTATTTTTGAATCGTACCCGAACTTAAATTTTATACTATTAGGAGATAGTGGGCAGAAAGACGCTGAGATTTATAAAGAGGTTGTAGAAGAATATCCAGATAGAGTTTTATCTATTTATATAAGAGATATTGGCTCAGAATCTCGACAAGTTGCTGTTAATTCAATTTCAGATGAGTTGTGGGATAAGTACAGGGTGAATATGGTTTTGATGGAACATTCTGATAAAGGAGCAAAACACGCAGTAGAAAATAAATACATTGCTTACGAAAATGTAAAGCAGCTACTTAAGGTTTAAATAGCTGCTTTGTTTATATGTATTTTTAATTAAGATTAATATTCACTTTTTAATCTTTCTAGAGCCAAAGCATAGGCTTTTTCATAATACAAAGTAAGATGCTCCCAGTCAAATTTTTCAGCCGAAGTAGTTACCCTGTTTCTTTGTAGAATTCTTTCGCTTCGTTGAGTAATCACAAATTTATACATCTGATCAGCTAACTGATTTGCCGCATCGTCGTAATTTCTATACCTTCTATTTACCACATATACGCCATTCTTTTCATGATCTTCATCTGTTTTTAATACATAATCTCCATAACCAGATAAGTCACTGGTAATAGTAGGAACACCTCTAGCAATACATTCTAATGGTGTATAACCCCATGGTTCATAATAACTAGGGAAAACACCTAAATGGCAACCTCTCACAAATTCGTCGTAATCTATACCGAAAAGCGGATTGGTGTTTTGGATAAAATCAGGGTGATAAACGATTTTCACTTTATCATCCACTTTATTAATCATATTAGAGCTTCTGATAAAGTTTAATAACTCGTCATTATCATTATCCTGCAAGTTATGTGTAACTACAAGTGGTAGCTTATTGCTTTTCCAAGCTTGTAGTGTTCTTCTTAGTCTAAGTTTCCAGTAGTCATCGATAAACTCATTTAAAGATGGCAGTCTATGGTCTGCACTTACTGCCGCAGCATAAAAGAGTTTGTCACCTACTTGTCTTTCTATGGCTTCACAAGTTTCACGAATTTTACGCATCATCGCCCGAGACTGCAAAGCTTCTGGGTTAATAGAAACAACTGGTCTTTTAGTAATGTAAAACATAACTACAGTTGTGTCTATTCTAGATTCCTTCAATTTCCAGTTTAGGCGGGCAAGTGCTTCCATGGTAACATCGAAGCCTTTGTTCTTATACTCGTACCTACCAGAAGTGAAGAAATACAAGGTTTTATCTAGATCGAATGGGTAACTCTGGAAGAAGTGCCCCATTACAAACTCGTGAATTTGCTCTTTATATGTTTGGTGAAGATTCTGTACTTCGTGTAAAACCGAGAATCGTTGAATGTTTAAACCATTTGGTAGAATTACATCGGGCTGCCTTCCTAGCAAATGCAAGCATTCATTAGCAGTTACATCACTTACAGTACTAAAAACATGGGCTCCGTGTGCAGCAGCTCTTTCAATTTTTACTTGAGGTTCAATATTAAAATGAGTAGCTTCTTTTTCCCAATCGTAAAAAGAAAGATAATCATAAAACAAAGGATCGTTCATTGCCAGATACCTACCTAACATGGTAGCATGAGTGGTAAAGATCGTGGTAACGTTGATGTTCTCTCTTCTTATGGCAGGAATGGGAGTACCAGCCATCCATTCGTGAAAATGAGCTATAATATTCTTTTCTGTAACATCTTTATTAGAAAGTTCTGCTAAGTATAGCTTTACCATAAAGCCAAATGCAAGCGTATCATTCAACAGAAAATCGCCATCTGGACTAGGAATGTTATGGTGATCCCACAACTCGTACTTAATCTCTCCTAATCTATGCATAATGCTGTAAGGATTCACCAAAATAACTTTTGGTCGGCCAGATACTAGCCATCGTCCATAGTGAACTTCGTATCCCTGATCTTGCATTCTTTTAGCTGCAATGTAAAATGGGTCTGAGGGATTTTCTATTGGTTCAAACTCAATAGAAACACTCTGGTGAACATAGGGCCCAATGAGACAATATTTTTCACCCCAAAGATGTGTTGTCGCTGGAACTTTAGAACGTATAACAGTATATATACCTCCAACCTGGTTACACACTTCCCAGGCGACCTCTACGAGTAACGATTCAGATACCTGCGATTTCTTAATTTCCCTTTTTCTTTTTTTCTCTTTATAGTTCCTTTTCGAATGCTCGCTCATTTTCAATACACCATTTGGCAATGTGATAGTAAATGTTATTTATTTGTTCTAATTATAGCTATATTTAGAATAATTGCAAAATAAAAGCACTGCAAGTTCATTGATTTACACCATTTTTTTATACCGATAAGAAACATCGTTAAGTTCTAGTTCATATTGCCACCTATCGAACACAAAAGGACCAGTTTTCTCATAGGATTTTACCAGTTTATTATCCTTTCTTTTTTCGAACTGATGCCAAATAATGTACTTCCTCAAAAGTTCAATTTTAAAGTAAATGTGTTCTTCGAGTACATCATCGAAAAGTACCACAATATTGTTTTTGGTAGATTGTACAAAAACTGGATTAGACATTCCCAAAAAATGTTTGGATGGAGGTAAAACCATCTCGGCAGGTAAACCTTGGTAAGAGATTATTAAATCCTTCTTTCTTTTAAAATAACTTTTACTTTTTGCATTAAGAATAATCTTATTCAGTGGGATGTTATCGATTACAGGATATATACTTTTTTTCTTATCAGATACTTCAATTTCGAATGCTATTCTGTTAGATGCTTTGTTGAGTAGCTTATTAAACTTACCTGTATCGTTAGTAGTCTCACTTTTTAAGCCAAGCATTTTATTTTTAATTCTGATTGTTTGAAGTTCTTTTTCGATAGGATTTTTAATATCTGGTAAGCATAGTAGTATAATAGATGATATTATGGGAAAAAAAAGCCCAAGAAAATACCACAACCAAAAGCGACGACCTCTGGAAGAAGCATACCAGGCACCCACCAACGGAATGCTCATGAAAAATGCCAATACAAAGAATACAAGATCAAAAATCATCTTATTAAAAGCTTGGGTGTTTTTCTCTAGTGTAAGGGAAAAGCGAGTTTATTAAAATAAAATGATTATCCGTATTCTTACCACAAGCTCAAGTGAGCGTACAAGCAATTAATATTCTGTCAAAAATATCATTTTCAAAGTATCTTCTATTGAGTTTGTAACAGAACTCATCTAGATAATTCTGTAGATACCCTGGCCTTGTATGCTGATATATCCCTTGTAGGACTTTCTTTGCATTCCCAATGGCTGTATGTACCCAAGGTAGTTTGATATGGGCCTGTTTTGAGGGCACTTTTTCCACATCCATCTCGAACTCTCCTGCCAGTGACTGATAGGTTGAATAGCCATCTGTAATCATCTTGGCATTCTGGGCAACATGCCGGGTAATCGTATTTCTAGCAGTTTCTACTGTAAAATCAGCGCATACAGCCATTTTGAAATACTTGCACCTTTTAGAAGGGCGGTGTTTTTTAGGCTGTAGCACCACCTCTGTCTGTGCAAAGACCATCGCCATGGTCTGCTTCTGGCTCCCCCTTCCCCGCTTTCTCTCCTCTTCCTTCTGCCCCTCGGGTACTAGTGTTTCAAAGAACCCTTCGTCTACCTCAATATTGCCTCCCAGCAAGTAGTGGTTGTCCCGTTGGCCCATCGCAGAGCGTATTTTGTGCATCATTGCCCAGATAGGTTCATAGCGCTTATGATTGAGCTGCCTCTGCACATTACAGGCAGAAGAACCTTTCTTGCTACAGCCCATCAGCCAGATAGCAACGAACCAGTAGCGAAACGGAAGTTTGGAAGCTTCCATGATGGTGCCACTGCGGAGGCCTGTCCTAAAACTGCATGACTTGCATTGGTACATCTGCTTGCTATTTAGCCAGTAATGCTCTTGGCTACCGCATTTCTTGCAACAAACACCTGCTTTATCCCTGATTTCCTTGAAACGCTCACGGCATACCTGCTCATTGCGGTACGCTTACATGAATTCAATAATACTATCCATAATGACCTGTTTTTGAGCTAATTTCGAAGGGCAGACCATACCCTATTTACTTTGTGGTAGCTTTACGGATAATCATTTAAAATAATAAAAAAATGTGACTTTCCCGAATATTATAGCCGATGTAGATGAGCTATAGATAGATAAATCTTTTTTAACAAAGATTTGTTCAGCCGTAACTTTATGTGCACTTAGTAAGTTGGAATTACAGAATTTTATAAATTTAAATCTTGACGATGAAGTTGTCTAAAGTTTTTGTTTAATATCGAAATTGAAGTGATGTAAGGAAAGGTAATGCAATTTTAAATTTCGTAGATAGCTACGGGCATAAAAATTAATTAAGTATTTCCTTTCAAGACGAATTTTACAGCCTAAAGAAATAACTTTAAACAACTTCAAAATAATATATTAATTAACCAAAGATATAATCAATGAGTAATCCATTGTTGGAGCCATTTGAAGCTCCTTTTGAAACAGCACCATTTGATCAAATTAAGCCTGAACATTTTTTGCCTGCTATAAAAAAATCTATTGAGATAGCAAAAGCTGAAATTGCAGCCATTACACAAAATGAAGAAGCACCTACCTTTGCCAACACAATAGAAGCATTGGAGCGTGGTGGACGATTGAGCGGTATTGTTGCAGGCGTATTTTTTAATTTAAATAGTGCAGAAACGAACGACAAAATTCAGAAGCTTGCCAGAGAGATTTCTCCATTACTCACAGAGTATCACAACGATATATTGCTAGACGAGAAACTGTTTGAAAAAATTAAAACAGTTTATGAGCAAAAAAGCCAATACGATTTAACTCCCGAAGCAGCTACTTTACTCGAAAAAACATACAAATCTTTTGTAAGAAACGGAGCAGGCTTAAACGACGAAGACAAAACCAAACTAAGAGAAATAGACAAAAAAATGTCTCAGTTGTCTCTTGAGTTTGGCGAACATCTTTTAAAAGAAACCAACGAGTATATGATGGTTTTAGAAGATGAAGCAGAGCTAGAAGGAATGCCCGAAAGTTCGAAAGAAGCGGCCGCAGCTTTAGCTGAAGAAAAAGGTAAAAAAGGAGCATGGGTAGTTACGTTGGATTATCCGAGTTATGTGCCTTTTATGACCTATTGCAGCAATAGAGCACGCAGAGAAGAATTGTACAAAGTTTTTGCTTCGAGAGGGTATAAAGGTGATGCAAATGATAATAGAGAGATTGTAAAGCAAATTGTTCAGCTTAGACAGCAGCGCGCTAATTTGTTAGGCTATAAAACACATGCGCATTTTGTTTTAGAAGAAAGAATGGCTGAGTCGCCAGTAAAAGTAACAGACTTCTTAAAAGAGTTGCTAGATTATTCTAAGCCAGTAGCGAAGAAAGATGTAGAAGAAGTAACCGCTTATGCTAAAAAGCTCGATGGTATTGAGAAACTGGAAAGATGGGATTTCGCCTACTACTCTGAGAAGTTGAAAAAAGAAAAATATGCTATAGATGATGAGTTACTAAAACCATACTTCAAATTGGAGAATGTGATTGATGGTGTATTTGAAGTAGCCCAGATCCTTTATGGTATTAGTTTTAAAGAGAATAAAGATATTCCTGTTTACCACAAAGATGTAAAAGCTTACGAAGTGTTGGATGCAGCAGGTAAACACAAAGCGGTGTTCTATGCAGACTTTTTCCCAAGAGCAGGAAAGAGAGCAGGAGCTTGGATGACCTCTTACCGTGGTCAGTTCAAAGAAGATGGTAAAAATGTTCGCCCACATGTTTCTATCGTATGTAACTTTACGAAGCCAACTGCTACAAAACCATCTTTGCTTACTTTTAATGAAGTAACTACACTTTTCCATGAGTTTGGCCACGCCTTGCACGGTATGCTGGCAGAAGGTGTTTATAGTAGCTTATCTGGAACACATGTTTACTGGGATTTTGTAGAGCTTCCATCTCAAATTATGGAAAACTGGGCATACGAAAAAGAATGTCTAGACCTGTTTGCTCGCCACTACGAAACCGGTGAAAAGATTCCTGAAGATTTGATTACCAGAATTAAAGACAGCGCCAACTTTATGGAAGGTTACCAAACGCTAAGACAATTGAGCTTTGGTTTGTTAGATATGGGCTGGCACGGCACAGATACTTCTGCGATTGATGATGTGTATGCTTACGAGAAGGAATTGATTAAAGAGACTGAATTATTCCCTGAAGTGCCGGGAATGCTTTCTAGTACTGCATTTGCACATATCTTCCAAGGTGGATATTCTTCTGGCTATTATAGTTACAAATGGGCAGAAGTTTTGGATGCAGATGCTTTCGAATACTTTAAAGAGAAAGGTATTTTTAATAAAGAAGTTTCTGATTTATTTCAAAAGCATGTGTTGTCTGCTGGTGGTAGCGAACATCCAATGGAGCTTTACAAAAGGTTTAGAGGAAAAGAGCCATCTCCAAAAGCATTGCTAAAAAGAGCTGGATTAATTAGCGAATAGCAATTAGATATATTATAAAAAAAGAAAGCCTTGCTGAAATATTCACAGCAAGGCTTCTTTTTTGGCTTTCATTATTTTTAACTCTTAGTGAGTTCGGAGTCTTTTTGCTTATCTAAGCGACTTATCCAAGCTTAAAGTTGATAGGAAGTACAATTCTTTGTTTTACAGCTCTACCTCTTTGCTTACCTGGCTTCCATTTTGGAGAACCTTGTAAGATTCTTACTGCTTCTTCGTCACATCCTGCACCGATACCTCTAATCGCTTTTACATCGATAATTGTTCCATCAGTATCTACTACGAACTGCACGTATACTTTACCTTCAACACCCATTCTTTTTGCTTGGTTAGGGTATTTAATTTTTTTCTTCACGTATTTGTAGAATTCTGCATAACCGCCATCTGGCTCAGCACTTTCTTCTACAATTTCGAAAATTTCTTGAACTGTTTCTTCTTCAACGGGCTCTTCCTCAACTATAATTTCTTCAATTACAGTTTCTTCATCAGCTTCCATGTCAAGGTCGATCTCGATTTCTTCTTCAATTTCCTCTTCATCTGGAACCTCTACAATTTGAGGGGTTTCAATTTTTGGAGGAGGAGGAGGTAATTGTTCTGTAGGAGGAATTTCCATCATTTCTTCTACTTCAGCTTGAAGAGTACCAAGGTCAACAAGTTCTGCTTTGTCAAACTCAGGGAATTCGAATGCTGCTAGAACAACTGCAAGGCTAAGCATTAAACCTACATTAGCGATTACTTTGCGATATTTGTGAATATCTACATCTGCATGTTTCTTTTGCAACGGAGCAACTGCATTTCCAGAAGCAGTTAATTCAGATGTTTTTTTCCCAATAATGTACTTTAATAAAAATATAGTACCTACTAGAAAAACTGCAAAGATAACAAGAAGACCTGCCATGCCTACTGTGTCTAAGAGTTTAATCATAATTAAAAGTGTTTTTAGTTGAAAAATATTTTAAGTTGAGTTTTTTCATGATTTGTAGGTGTAATGCAGGATTTTGAAAAAGATACAGGGGTTACAGAAAAAATTTTAATTTTTTTCAAAAAAAAATTCCCAAAGGAAAAATTCCACTGGGAATGAGGTGTAAGCGACGCTTTATTAAGTTTAATTGCCTAGCTTAAAATTAATCGGGATAACAATTCTTTGCTTTACAGGTCTACCTCTTTGTTTACCCGGATTCCATTTGGGAGCTAAAGAAAGAATTCTTACAGCCTCTTCGTCACACCCTGCACCAATACCTCTAATAGCAGTAACTTCTGTAATGGAGCCATCTTTATCTACTACAAATTGTACATATACTTTGCCTTCTACACCAATCCTCTTTGCCTGATTCGGGTATTTAATTTTCTTTTTTACAAACTTGTAAAATTCTTTAAAGCCACCAACTGGTGACGCACTTTCTTCTACTATATCAAATACATCTTCTATTACTACTTCTTCCACAGGTTCATCATCTACAATTTCTATTATTTCTATAATATCATCTTCTAGTACATCCATGCTAAAATCGATATTTTCTTCCTCTGGAACTTCTTCTTCTACAACCTCAATAGATGGTGCTTTCACTTTTGGAGGTTTTGGCTCTTCCCATTTAGTTATTACTGTCATCATGGTGTCAATCTCAGTTTGTTTGAGTTTACATATGTCTACTACAAAGCTTTTTTCAAAATCGGGAAATTCGAAAGCACTCAGAACAAGTGCCATACTGAGAGCAAGA
It includes:
- a CDS encoding IS1595 family transposase, with amino-acid sequence MEASKLPFRYWFVAIWLMGCSKKGSSACNVQRQLNHKRYEPIWAMMHKIRSAMGQRDNHYLLGGNIEVDEGFFETLVPEGQKEEERKRGRGSQKQTMAMVFAQTEVVLQPKKHRPSKRCKYFKMAVCADFTVETARNTITRHVAQNAKMITDGYSTYQSLAGEFEMDVEKVPSKQAHIKLPWVHTAIGNAKKVLQGIYQHTRPGYLQNYLDEFCYKLNRRYFENDIFDRILIACTLT
- a CDS encoding M3 family metallopeptidase — encoded protein: MSNPLLEPFEAPFETAPFDQIKPEHFLPAIKKSIEIAKAEIAAITQNEEAPTFANTIEALERGGRLSGIVAGVFFNLNSAETNDKIQKLAREISPLLTEYHNDILLDEKLFEKIKTVYEQKSQYDLTPEAATLLEKTYKSFVRNGAGLNDEDKTKLREIDKKMSQLSLEFGEHLLKETNEYMMVLEDEAELEGMPESSKEAAAALAEEKGKKGAWVVTLDYPSYVPFMTYCSNRARREELYKVFASRGYKGDANDNREIVKQIVQLRQQRANLLGYKTHAHFVLEERMAESPVKVTDFLKELLDYSKPVAKKDVEEVTAYAKKLDGIEKLERWDFAYYSEKLKKEKYAIDDELLKPYFKLENVIDGVFEVAQILYGISFKENKDIPVYHKDVKAYEVLDAAGKHKAVFYADFFPRAGKRAGAWMTSYRGQFKEDGKNVRPHVSIVCNFTKPTATKPSLLTFNEVTTLFHEFGHALHGMLAEGVYSSLSGTHVYWDFVELPSQIMENWAYEKECLDLFARHYETGEKIPEDLITRIKDSANFMEGYQTLRQLSFGLLDMGWHGTDTSAIDDVYAYEKELIKETELFPEVPGMLSSTAFAHIFQGGYSSGYYSYKWAEVLDADAFEYFKEKGIFNKEVSDLFQKHVLSAGGSEHPMELYKRFRGKEPSPKALLKRAGLISE
- a CDS encoding energy transducer TonB, giving the protein MIKLLDTVGMAGLLVIFAVFLVGTIFLLKYIIGKKTSELTASGNAVAPLQKKHADVDIHKYRKVIANVGLMLSLAVVLAAFEFPEFDKAELVDLGTLQAEVEEMMEIPPTEQLPPPPPKIETPQIVEVPDEEEIEEEIEIDLDMEADEETVIEEIIVEEEPVEEETVQEIFEIVEESAEPDGGYAEFYKYVKKKIKYPNQAKRMGVEGKVYVQFVVDTDGTIIDVKAIRGIGAGCDEEAVRILQGSPKWKPGKQRGRAVKQRIVLPINFKLG
- a CDS encoding energy transducer TonB, which codes for MIYLLDSLGIFGIALLFFAVLIGIILFLRFFISKKSKEIQTKTYKLNPLSKKFTEVDVNRYRGIIANIGLALSMALVLSAFEFPDFEKSFVVDICKLKQTEIDTMMTVITKWEEPKPPKVKAPSIEVVEEEVPEEENIDFSMDVLEDDIIEIIEIVDDEPVEEVVIEDVFDIVEESASPVGGFKEFYKFVKKKIKYPNQAKRIGVEGKVYVQFVVDKDGSITEVTAIRGIGAGCDEEAVRILSLAPKWNPGKQRGRPVKQRIVIPINFKLGN